A part of Neovison vison isolate M4711 chromosome 6, ASM_NN_V1, whole genome shotgun sequence genomic DNA contains:
- the PFKL gene encoding ATP-dependent 6-phosphofructokinase, liver type, which yields MATVDLEKLRMSGAGKAIGVLTSGGDAQGMNAAVRAVTRMGIYVGAKVFLIYEGYEGLVEGGENIRQANWLSVSNIIQLGGTIIGSARCKAFTTREGRRAAAYNLVQRGITNLCVIGGDGSLTGANIFRNEWGSLLEELVAAGKISESTAQTYSHLSIAGLVGSIDNDFCGTDMTIGTDSALHRIMEVIDAITTTAQSHQRTFVLEVMGRHCGYLALVSALASGADWLFIPEAPPEDGWENFMCERLGETRSRGSRLNIIIIAEGAIDRHGKPISSRYVKDLVVQRLGFDTRVTVLGHVQRGGTPSAFDRILSSKMGMEAVMALLEATPDTQACVVSLSGNQSVRLPLMECVQVTKEVQKAMDEKRFDEAIQLRGRSFENNWNIYKLLAHQKLSKEKTNFSLAILNVGAPAAGMNAAVRSAVRSGISQGHTVYVVHDGFEGLAKGQVQEVSWHDVAGWLGRGGSMLGTKRTLPKSYLEKIVENIRAHNIHALLVIGGFEAYEGVLQLVEARGRYEELCIVMCVVPATISNNVPGTDFSLGSDTAVNAAMESCDRIKQSASGTKRRVFIVETMGGYCGYLATVTGIAVGADAAYVFEDPFNIQDLKANVEHMTEKMKTDIQRGLVLRNEKCHEHYTTEFLYNLYSSEGKGVFDCRTNVLGHLQQGGAPTPFDRNYGTKLGVKAMLWMSEKLRAVYRNGRVFANAPDSACVIGLRKKAVAFSPVTELKKDTDFEHRMPREQWWLNLRLMLKMLAHYRISMADYVSGELEHVTRRSLSIDKGF from the exons GGCTATGAGGGCCTCGTGGAAGGCGGCGAGAACATCAGGCAGGCCAACTGGCTCAGCGTCTCCAACATCATTCAGCTG GGCGGCACCATCATCGGCAGTGCGCGCTGCAAGGCCTTCACCACTCGGGAGGGCCGGCGGGCGGCGGCTTACAACCTGGTGCAGCGCGGCATCACCAACCTGTGCGTCATCGGCGGCGACGGTAGCCTCACGGGCGCCAACATCTTCCGCAACGAGTGGGGCAGCCTGCTGGAGGAGCTGGTGGCCGCAG GCAAGATCTCGGAGAGCACGGCGCAGACGTACTCGCATCTGAGCATCGCGGGGCTGGTGGGCTCCATCGACAACGACTTCTGCGGCACCGACATGACCATTGGCACAGACTCGGCCCTGCACCGCATCATGGAGGTCATCGACGCCATCACCACCACGGCCCAGAG CCACCAGAGGACCTTTGTGCTGGAGGTGATGGGACGGCACTGCGG GTACCTGGCCCTGGTGTCTGCCCTGGCCTCGGGGGCCGACTGGCTGTTCATCCCCGAGGCTCCGCCCGAGGACGGCTGGGAGAACTTCATGTGTGAGCGGCTGGGGGAG ACGCGGAGCCGGGGGTCCCGactcaacatcatcatcatcgctGAGGGCGCCATCGACCGCCACGGGAAGCCCATCTCCTCCCGCTACGTGAAGGAC CTGGTGGTCCAGAGGCTGGGCTTTGACACGCGTGTGACTGTGCTGGGCCACGTGCAGAGGGGAGGGACCCCTTCGGCGTTCGACCGCATCCTG AGCAGCAAGATGGGCATGGAGGCCGTCATGGCGCTGCTGGAGGCCACGCCGGACACGCAGGCCTGCGTGGTCAGCCTGTCGGGGAACCAGTCCGTGCGGCTGCCCCTCATGGAGTGTGTGCAGGTG ACAAAGGAGGTGCAAAAGGCCATGGACGAGAAGAGGTTCGACGAGGCCATCCAGCTCCGCGGCAG GAGCTTTGAGAACAACTGGAACATTTACAAGCTGCTTGCGCACCAGAAACTCTCCAAAGAGAAG ACCAACTTCTCTCTGGCCATCCTGAATGTGGGCGCCCCGGCGGCCGGCATGAACGCGGCGGTGCGCTCGGCCGTGCGGTCCGGCATCTCCCAGGGCCACACGGTGTACGTCGTGCATGACGGCTTCGAGGGACTGGCCAAGGGTCAG GTGCAAGAAGTGAGTTGGCATGACGTGGCCGGCTGGCTGGGCCGGGGCGGCTCCATGCTGGGGACCAAGAG GACGCTGCCCAAGAGCTACCTGGAGAAGATCGTGGAGAACATCCGCGCCCACAACATCCACGCCCTGCTGGTCATCGGCGGCTTCGAG GCCTACGAGGGCGTGCTGCAGCTGGTGGAGGCCCGCGGGCGCTACGAGGAGCTGTGCATTGTCATGTGCGTGGTCCCTGCCACCATCAGCAACAACGTCCCTGGCACCGACTTCAGCCTGGGCTCCGACACCGCGGTCAACGCTGCCATGGAG AGCTGTGACCGCATCAAGCAGTCGGCCTCGGGGACCAAGCGCCGCGTGTTCATCGTGGAGACCATGGGCGGCTACTGCGGCTACCTGGCCACGGTGACGGGCATCGCGGTGGGCGCCGACGCTGCCTACGTCTTCGAGGACCCTTTCAACATCCAAGACTTGAAA GCCAACGTGGAGCACATGACGGAGAAGATGAAGACCGATATCCAGCGGGGCCTCGTGCTGCG AAACGAGAAGTGCCACGAACACTACACCACGGAGTTTCTGTACAACCTGTACTCCTCGGAGGGCAAGGGCGTGTTTGACTGTAGGACCAACGTCCTGGGCCACCTGCAGCAG GGCGGGGCCCCGACCCCCTTTGACCGGAACTATGGGACCAAGCTTGGGGTGAAGGCCATGCTCTGGATGTCGGAGAAGCTGCGGGCCGTCTACCGCAATG GGCGGGTGTTTGCCAACGCCCCGGACTCGGCCTGCGTCATCGGCCTGCGGAAGAAGGCGGTGGCCTTCAGCCCCGTCACCGAGCTCAAGAAGGACACGGACTTCGA gCACCGCATGCCCCGGGAGCAGTGGTGGCTGAACCTGCGgctgatgctgaagatgctggcCCACTACCGCATCAGCATGGCCGACTACGTGTCCGGGGAGCTGGAGCACGTCACCCGCCGCAGCCTCAGCATCGACAAGGGCTTCTGA